The Streptomyces sp. NBC_00459 DNA segment TCGGGGACGGGGACCATGTGATTGCGGCGGAACCAGCCGATCTGCCCTTCCACCCCACCCTTCTCATGGGCGCCCTCGATGCCGGCAGGCAATACGCAGCATCGATGCCGAAGTGCGACCGGAACGCGGTCCACCGCTCGTTCTCCACGCGGGAACGCGAGCTCAGCACCCGGGAGACCGCAGAGCGGAGGTTGTCGTAGCGGACCTTGCCGGTTGGGACACCGCCCAGCACGCTGAGAGCGTGGACGTGGCCTTCGAGGAACGCCTCCTGGCCGCAGGAGGCGAAGACGCTTCTCTGCACTACCGAGGATGAACGCGCGGCGTCGTGAAGGGCTAACGTTCCTGGCCGAGTTCAGTGACGAAGGCTTTAGCGGCTCGTTCGATCTTTGCGCGCTGGGCTTCCAGAAAAGCCGCGTCGTGCCGCGGAGTCGCGTACTGGGCTGACGTCCCCGTCGAGCCGTCGACCTGTTCGCGCAGGATGTCGGCGTGTCCTGCGTGCCGGCTGGTCTCGGTGAGCATGTGGACCAGGATGTTGAACAGCTTCACGTTGGGCTGGGGCCACCAGGGCACGTGGCCAGGGGAGTCGATGGCGAGGGCGGTGATCGTCGCGTCTGAGTGTTCCCAGACGCGACGGTAGCGGTCGGTGATCTCCTCGCGCGTCTCGTGCTCGGTCGCCCACAGGTCGGCGCCGCGCTCCCCGGCGTCGTCCCACCGGGGCAGAAGCTCGGGGA contains these protein-coding regions:
- a CDS encoding DinB family protein, with protein sequence MIDDFAKEYLHSDLREMRKTMLWKLDGLGEYDIRRPLTSTGTNLLGLVKHLSIWEARYFGEVFNRPFPELLPRWDDAGERGADLWATEHETREEITDRYRRVWEHSDATITALAIDSPGHVPWWPQPNVKLFNILVHMLTETSRHAGHADILREQVDGSTGTSAQYATPRHDAAFLEAQRAKIERAAKAFVTELGQER